A genomic window from Betta splendens chromosome 17, fBetSpl5.4, whole genome shotgun sequence includes:
- the LOC114844143 gene encoding disco-interacting protein 2 homolog C isoform X2 translates to MADRDPVPLPAEVRAKLAELELELSEGDITQKGYEKKRSKLIGAYFPQTPAADPSLGQERAPVTPSSSTRYHRRRSSGSRDERYRSDVHSEAVQAALAKHKERKMAVPMPSKRRSLVVQTSMDAYTPPDTSSGSEDEGQGYGDEDEGGDCEEEDGGGGGGGTSSSREDSISMEHWISRALHSTSSTTTTTASSTASSCSTRSGGSGAAGGGLADVLAQHVHRQHHKPENHSAPPDVTGYTNSTGPDGIQVDRAPGGGTAAQRQTPKYGNAELMETGDGVPVSSRVSAKIQQLVNTLKRPKRPPLTEFFVDDFEELLEVQQPDPNQPRAEGAPMAALRGEQLGVVTNWPPSLEAALQRWGTVSPKAPCLTAVDGGGRPLCVLTYGKLWSRSVKVAYNLLHKLGTKQEPLVRAGDRVALVFPNNDPAAFMTAFYGCLLAELVPVPIEVPLTRKDAGSQQIGFLLGSCSVTVALTSDVCHKGLPKSPTGEILQFKGWPKVQWVVTESKHLSKPPRDWFPHVKDANQDSAYIEYKSCKDGSVLGVTVRRTALLAHCQALTQSCSYTEAETIVNVLDFKKDVGLWHAVLTSVMNMMHVISVPYALMKVNPLSWIQKVCQHKATVACVKSRDMHWALVAHRDQKDVNLSSLRMLVVADGSNPWSVSSCDAFLNVFQTKGLRPEVICPCASSPEALTVAIRRPLEEGSAPGRGVLSMQGLSHGVIRVDSEEKLSVLTLQDVGSVMAGALMCVVKPEGLPQLCRSDEVGELCVCAAATGSSYYGLAGVSKSTFEVFPVSNNGAAVGELPFTRTGLLGFIGPGGLIFVAGKMDGLMVVGGRRHNADDIVATALAVEPMKFVYRGRIAVFSITVLHDERIVVVAEQRPDSTEEDSFQWMSRVLQAIDGIHQVGVYCLALVPSNTLPKTPLGGIHLSETKQLFLEGALHPCNVLMCPHTCVTNLPKPRQKQPEIGPASVMVGNLVSGKRIAQASGRDVGQIEDNDQFLFLSEVLQWRAQSSPDHVLYTLLNSRGTIASALTCLQLHKRAEKIAGLLAERGHLQDGDHVALVYPPGTDLIAAFYGCLYAGCVPVTVRPPHPHNIATTLPTVKMIVEVSRSVCVLTTQLISKLLRSKEATAAVDFRTWPPVLDTDDLPKKKAPQLHRASSPDALAYLDFSVSTTGMLAGVKMSHTATSAFCRSIKLQCELYPSREVAICLDPYCGLGFVLWCLCSVYSGHQSVLIPPSELEVNPSLWLSAVSQYKVRDTFCSYSVMELCTKGLGLQTDVLKARGLDLSRVRTCVVVAEERPRIALTQSFSKLFKDLGLHPRAVSTSFGCRVNLAVCLQPHRLSKAVDQGTSGPDPTTVYVDMRALRHDRVRLVERGSPHSLPLMESGKILPGVRIIIANPETKGPMGESHLGEIWVHSGHNASGYFTVYGDEALQSDHFSSRLSFGDTQTIWARTGYLGFLRRTELTDASGERHDALYVVGALEEAMELRGMRYHPIDIETSVIRTHKSITECAVFTWTNLLVVVVELDGSEQEALDLVPLVTNVVLEEHYLIVGVVVVVDIGVIPINSRGEKQRMHLRDGFLADQLDPIYVAYNM, encoded by the exons GTGATATCACACAGAAGGGCTACGAGAAGAAGAGGTCCAAGCTGATTGGGGCCTATTTCCCTCAGACTCCAG CGGCGGACCCGTCGCTGGGTCAGGAGAGGGCGCCCGTCACCCCGTCCTCGTCGACCCGCTACCACCGCCGGCGGTCGTCTGGGTCCAGAGACGAACGTTACAGATCAG ATGTGCACTCTGAGGCGGTGCAGGCAGCCCTGGCCAAGCACAAGGAGAGGAAGATGGCGGTGCCGATGCCTTCAAAGCGCCGCTCGCTGGTGGTGCAGACGTCCATGGATGCCTACACGCCTCCAG ACACTTCTTCAGGCTCAGAGGATGAGGGTCAGGGTTACGGTGATGAAGACGAAGGAGGAGactgcgaggaggaggatggaggaggcggcgggggaGGAACCTCATCCAGCCGGGAGGACAGCATCAGCATGGAGCACTGGATCAGCCGCGCCCTccacagcacctcctccaccaccaccaccaccgcctcgtccaccgcgtcctcctgctccacacgCAGCGGGGGCAGCGGGGccgcggggggggggctggCCGACGTCCTGGCACAGCACGTCCACCGCCAGCACCACAAGCCAG agaaccactctgcccctccaGACGTCACCGGTTACACCAACAGCACCGGCCCCGATGGGATCCAGGTGGACCGAGCCCCGGGTGGCGGCACCGCGGCCCAGAGACAGACGCCCAAATACGGCAACGCCGAGCTGATGGAGACGGGAGACG GGGTTCCAGTCAGCAGCAGGGTTTCAGCCAAAATTCAGCAGCTGGTCAACACTCTGAAGAGGCCCAAGCGTCCGCCGCTCACAGAGTTCTTTGTGGACGACttcgaggagctgctggaag TCCAGCAGCCGGACCCCAACCAGCCCAGGGCCGAGGGGGCGCCCATGGCCGCCCTGCGCGGCGAGCAGCTGGGCGTGGTGACCAACTGGCCCCCGTCCCTggaggcggcgctgcagcgCTGGGGCACCGTCTCCCCCAAGGCGCCGTGCCTCACGGCCGTGGACGGCGGCGGCAGGCCGCTCTGCGTCCTCACCTACG GCAAACTGTGGTCCAGGAGTGTGAAGGTGGCCTACAACCTGCTGCACAAGCTGGGAACCAAGCAGGAGCCGCTGGTCAGAGCTGGAGACAGG GTGGCGCTGGTCTTCCCCAACAACGACCCCGCGGCCTTCATGACGGCGTTCTACGGCTGCCTGCTGGCCGAGCTCGTCCCAGTGCCCATAGAAGTTCCGCTGACCCGCAAG gaCGCCGGCAGCCAGCAGATCGGGTTCCTGCTGGGGAGCTGCAGCGTGACGGTGGCGCTGACCAGCGACGTGTGCCATAAAGGCCTTCCCAAGAGCCCCACTGGAGAGATCCTACAGTTCAAag GCTGGCCCAAGGTGCAGTGGGTCGTCACCGAGTCCAAACACCTGTCCAAACCGCCCCGGGACTGGTTCCCACACGTGAAGGATGCCAACCAGGACAGCGCCTACAtcgag TACAAGAGCTGTAAGGACGGCAGCGTGCTGGGGGTGACGGTGAGGAGGACGGCTCTGCTCGCCCACTGCCAGGCGCTCACGCAGTCCTGCTCGTACACGGAAG ctgAGACCATAGTGAATGTCTTGGACTTTAAGAAGGacgtgggcctgtggcacgccGTCCTCACC AGCGTGATGAACATGATGCACGTCATCAGTGTTCCCTACGCCCTCATGAAGGTCAACCCTCTGTCCTGGATCCAGAAGGTCTGCCAGCACAAAG CCACGGTGGCGTGTGTGAAGTCCCGGGACATGCACTGGGCTCTGGTGGCCCACCGGGACCAGAAGGACGTCAACCTGAGCTCCCTGCGCATGCTGGTGGTGGCGGACGGCTCCAACCCCT GGTCCGTCTCGTCCTGCGACGCCTTCCTCAACGTCTTCCAGACCAAAGGTCTGCGGCCGGAGGTCATCTGTCCCTGTGCCAGCTCCCCCGAGGCGCTGACGGTGGCCATACGAAG GCCGCTGGAGGAGGGCTCCGCCCCCGGCCGCGGCGTCTTGTCCATGCAGGGTCTGAGTCACGGCGTGATCCGGGTCGACTCCGAGGAGAAGCTGTCGGTCCTCACGCTGCAGGACGTGGGCTCCGTCATGGCCGGAG cgctgATGTGCGTGGTGAAGCCGGAAGGACTCCCTCAGCTGTGTCGCAGCGATGAGGTGGGGGAGCTGTGCGTGTGCGCCGCCGCCACCGGCTCCTCCTACTACGGCCTGGCCGGCGTGAGCAAGAGCACCTTCGAG GTTTTCCCAGTGTCCAACAACGGCGCTGCTGTGGGGGAGCTCCCCTTCACCCGGACCGGCCTGCTGGGCTTCATCGGACCCGGAGGTCTGATCTTTGTGGCCGGGAAGATGGACGGGCTGATGGTGGTGGGCGGCCGGCGGCACAATGCCGACGACATCGTGGCCACGGCGTTGGCGGTGGAGCCCATGAAGTTTGTGTACAGGGGCAG GATCGCTGTGTTCTCCATCACGGTGCTTCACGACGAGAGGATCGTGGTCGTGGCTGAGCAGCGGCCCGActccacagaggaggacagctTCCAGTGGATGAGCCGGGTTCTACAG GCGATCGACGGCATTCACCAGGTGGGCGTGTATTGTCTGGCTTTGGTGCCGTCCAACACGCTGCCCAAGACGCCGCTGGGCGGCATCCACCTGTCGGAGACCAAGCAGCTGTTCCTGGAGGGGGCGCTGCACCCCTGCAACGTGCTGATGTGCCCCCACACCTGCGTCACCAACCTGCCCAAACCGCGGCAGAAGCAGCCAg aGATCGGGCCGGCGTCCGTGATGGTCGGGAACCTGGTGTCGGGGAAGAGGATCGCTCAGGCCAGCGGCAGAGACGTGGGTCAGATCGAAGACAATGACCAG TTCCTCTTCCTGTCGGAGGTCCTGCAGTGGAGAGCCCAGAGTTCTCCAGACCACGTCCTGTACACGCTGCTCAACTCCAGA GGAACCATCGCCAGCGCGTTGACTTGTCTCCAGCTGCATAAGCGAGCAGAGAAGATCGCCGGCCTGCTGGCGGAACGGGGCCACCTGCAGGACGGAGACCACGTGGCGCTGGTCTACCCCCCAG GCACGGACCTCATCGCCGCCTTCTACGGCTGCCTGTACGCCGGCTGCGTGCCCGTCACCGTGCGCCCGCCTCACCCGCACAACATCGCCACCACGCTGCCCACGGTCAAGATGATCGTAGAG GTGAGCCGCTCCGTGTGCGTGCTGACAACACAGCTCATCTCCAAGCTGCTCAGGTCCAAGGAGGCCACGGCTGCTGTGGACTTCCGGACCTGGCCGCCGGTTCTGGACACAG ATGATTTACCAAAGAAGAAAGCTCCTCAGCTGCACAGAGCTTCCAGCCCCGACGCTCTGGCCTACCTGGACTTCAGCGTGTCCACCACAGGGATGCTGGCTGGAGTCAAG ATGTCTCACACCGCCACCAGTGCCTTCTGCCGCTCCATCAAGCTGCAGTGTGAGCTGTACCCGTCCAGGGAAGTGGCCATCTGCCTGGACCCGTACTGCGGCCTGGGCTTCGTCCTCTGGTGTCTTTGCAG CGTGTACTCGGGTCATCAGTCCGTCCTGATCCCTCCGTCCGAGCTGGAGGTGAACCCGTCTCTCTGGCTGTCGGCCGTCAGTCAGTACAAAGTCCGCGACACCTTCTGCTCCTACAGTGTGATGGAGCTGTGCACCAAAGGCCTGGGCCTGCAGACCGACGTCCTCAAG GCTCGAGGACTGGACCTGTCCCGGGTCAGGACCTGCGTGGTTGTAGCAGAGGAGCGCCCCAGGATCGCCCTCACGCAGTCCTTCTCCAAGCTCTTCAAGGACCTGGGGCTCCACCCTCGGGCCGTCAGCACCTCCTTCGGCTGCAGGGTCAACCTGGCCGTCTGCCTGCAG CCTCACAGGCTGAGTAAAGCTGTTGACCAG GGAACCTCTGGACCCGACCCCACGACTGTATACGTGGACATGAGAGCGTTACGACACGACAG GGTCCGACTGGTAGAAAGGGGTTCTCCACACAGCCTGCCGCTGATGGAGTCTGGGAAG ATTCTTCCAGGGGTTCGAATCATCATCGCCAACCCAGAGACCAAGGGGCCGATGGGAGAGTCACATCTGGGAGAG ATCTGGGTCCACAGCGGCCACAACGCCAGCGGCTACTTCACCGTCTACGGAGACGAGGCGCTGCAGTCGGACCACTTCAGCTCCAGACTCAGCTTCGGGGACACGCAAACCATCTGGGCTCGAACCGGGTACCTGGGCTTCCTCCGCAGAACTGAGCTGACGGATGCCAGTGGAG AGCGACACGACGCCCTCTATGTGGTGGGAGCCCTGGAAGAAGCCATGGAGCTGAGGGGGATGAGGTACCACCCGATCGACATCGAGACGTCCGTCATCAGGACACACAAGAGCATCACTGAGTG tgCCGTGTTCACATGGACCaacctgctggtggtggtggtggagctggacgGATCCGAGCAGGAGGCCTTGGACCTGGTGCCCCTGGTCACCAACGTGGTGCTGGAGGAGCACTACCTGatcgtgggggtggtggtggtggtcgaCATCGGCGTCATCCCCATCAACTCCCGCGGCGAGAAGCAGCGCATGCACCTGCGCGACGGCTTCCTGGCCGATCAGCTGGACCCCATTTACGTAGCCTACAACATGTAG